One region of Arthrobacter sp. StoSoilB22 genomic DNA includes:
- a CDS encoding WXG100 family type VII secretion target: protein MGQGLVGADVGDLRRLSAVMDAEAEKITSLQQQLTAMIQAGSYWQGNDADQFRSRWQSDLRGRLGAAATCLRTNARALKLNADQQEQASTGGPGGSKGGPSAGTGRTAPGPLEFTFDPTTYGPVTVEGSGSFDSKASGETHGSIGPAGIDVGGSGEASTGGEMTWKAGSEFGPVKTTVTNETFVGARAEGEYGASVPFGFGLPNAHANGEAFAGAENVTTVRSDFFDGWVTDTSTTRMMTGVEASAHANASSPFLFSAGGEGFAGQKVTIDNKTEFAGGLFSVGQGGELRAGAWASAGEGEVSVKGRETTGTAFSAGAGAELTGSRYVEVLGQTVTLNATVAAGAGEGHFFTASVDEDGLTLGAGAKLTAELGLGAGGQITLSPKGLVDSVTGFVDFLNN from the coding sequence ATGGGGCAGGGACTGGTAGGCGCTGATGTCGGGGATCTCCGGCGTTTGTCCGCTGTCATGGACGCCGAGGCTGAGAAGATCACAAGTCTTCAACAGCAGCTCACAGCCATGATCCAGGCAGGTTCGTACTGGCAGGGAAATGACGCCGACCAGTTCCGGAGCAGGTGGCAGAGCGATCTCCGCGGACGGTTGGGAGCAGCAGCCACATGTCTGCGGACCAACGCCCGCGCCCTAAAACTCAACGCAGACCAGCAGGAACAAGCCTCCACGGGCGGTCCCGGGGGATCCAAGGGAGGACCCTCAGCAGGGACGGGGAGGACAGCACCCGGGCCGCTGGAGTTCACTTTTGATCCCACTACCTACGGCCCGGTCACGGTGGAAGGCAGCGGCTCCTTCGACAGTAAAGCGTCGGGCGAAACGCACGGTTCCATAGGTCCGGCCGGCATCGACGTTGGCGGCTCCGGCGAGGCTTCCACCGGAGGTGAGATGACCTGGAAGGCAGGCTCTGAGTTCGGTCCGGTCAAGACGACAGTTACCAACGAAACGTTTGTGGGCGCGCGCGCCGAAGGCGAGTACGGGGCCAGTGTGCCGTTCGGGTTCGGACTGCCGAACGCCCACGCCAACGGCGAAGCATTCGCAGGCGCAGAGAACGTGACCACCGTACGATCCGATTTCTTTGACGGCTGGGTGACCGACACCTCCACCACGCGAATGATGACAGGAGTGGAGGCCAGCGCACACGCCAATGCCAGCAGCCCGTTCCTGTTTTCCGCGGGTGGGGAAGGCTTTGCCGGTCAAAAGGTCACCATAGATAACAAGACCGAGTTCGCCGGCGGCTTGTTCTCCGTGGGTCAGGGCGGAGAATTGCGGGCCGGAGCCTGGGCAAGCGCCGGCGAAGGCGAGGTCAGCGTCAAGGGCCGCGAGACCACCGGGACAGCCTTCAGCGCAGGTGCCGGAGCGGAACTGACTGGAAGCCGGTATGTAGAAGTTTTGGGCCAAACCGTAACTCTCAACGCAACGGTCGCCGCCGGAGCGGGCGAGGGTCACTTCTTCACGGCATCCGTTGACGAGGACGGGCTCACTCTGGGCGCGGGCGCCAAGCTCACCGCGGAACTGGGCCTGGGTGCGGGTGGCCAGATCACCCTCAGCCCCAAGGGGTTGGTGGATTCCGTCACCGGATTCGTCGATTTCCTGAACAACTGA